ACCGGGCGGCCCACGCCGAGCTGAGCAGCCGACAGCGCTGGGCGGCGGCATTCGGGGCAGGGGCGGCGGAATGAGATTCGGATCCGAGCCGGTCGAGACCCGGGTGCTCAACGCGGTGCAGGCCGGCGTCGGCGCGGACCCGCGGGTGCTCGCCGCCGCGCGCGGCATGTCGCACTTCGGCGAGCACGCGCTCGGCTGGATCGGGATCGGCGCGGTCGGCGCGCTGCTCGACCGGCCGCGGCGCCGCCGCTGGGCCGGGGTGGCGGTCGGCGCGGTCGGTGCGCACGCGGCGTCCATCGTGATCAAGCGGGTGGTTCGTCGCCCGCGGCCGGACGACCAATCGGTGCAGGTCAACGTCTCGACGCCGAGTAAGCTGAGCTTTCCCTCCTCGCATGCGACCTCCACGGCGGCTGCCGCGGTGCTGGCCGGTGAACTGACCGGGCTACCCTTACCCGCGGTGCTGGTGCCGCCGATGCTGTTGTCTCGGCTCGTGCTCGGCGTGCACTACCCGACCGATGTGCTGGCCGGAGCCGCACTGGGTGCCGCGTCCGCGGCGATGGTGCGAGCGGTCGAGAGGAAGCTCGAGGAAAGTTGAGCGATGTGCGAGTTGAGCGAGTGCTGCCGATGACCGAGCAGCAGACCGCCCGGGATGTCGTCGAGCCGGCTACCCCACCGCTCGGCCCACCGAAGAATCTGCCGGCCGCGATCGTCAAGGCCATCCGGCCGCGCCAATGGGTCAAGAACGTGCTGGTCCTGGCCGCGCCGCTGGCCGCCGGCTCGATCAACGACATCGACGTGCTCATCCCGGTGGGGATCGCGTTCGTCGCGTTCTGCCTGGCGGCGTCCGGGGTGTACCTGGTCAACGATGCGCTCGACGTCGAGGCCGACCGGGCGCACCCGACCAAGCGTTATCGCCCGATCGCCGCCGGTGTGCTCCCGGTCAACCTGGCCTACGGGCTTGCGGTGGTGCTGTTCGCCGGGTCGATCGCGCTCTCGTTCCTGGCCGACTGGCGACTCGCCGTGGTCATGGCGATCTACATCGTGATCCAGCTGGCCTACTGCCTCGGGCTGAAACACCAGTACGTGATCGACATCTGCATCGTCAGCTCCGGCTTCCTGCTCCGCGCGGTGGCCGGCGGCGCGGCAGCCGGTATCCCGCTGTCCCAATGGTTCCTGTTGATCATGGCGTTCGGCTCGCTGTTCATGGCGGCGGGCAAGCGGTATGCCGAGATCCAGCTGACCCAGCGGACCGGGGCCAAGATCCGGAAGTCGCTGGAGTCGTACACGCCGACCTACCTGCGGTTTGTCTGGACGCTGGCCGCGACCGCGGTTGTGGTGTTCTATGGGTTGTGGGCTTTCGAACGCGATCAGCAGCAGGGCAGTTCGTGGTTCGCGATCTCGATGATTCCGTTCACCATCGCGATCCTGCGGTACGCGGTCGACGTAGACGGGGGCCAGGCCGGCGAGCCGGAGGAGATCGCTTTGGGCGATCGGATACTCCAACTGCTCGCGGTCGTCTGGATCGGAGTCGTCTGTGTCGCTCTCTACCTCGTATGACAAACCGACGACGGACGCCCGGCGGAGCACCGCCGAGCCGGTGCCGGCCCCGGTCGGGCGGTCGGCTCGGTTCGGCTTCGCGGCCGGCGTCGCGCTCGTCGCCGCGCTGTTCCTGATCGGTGGCTGGCAGCGGCGATGGATCGCCGACGACGGGCTGATCGTGCTGCGCACCGTGCGCAACCTGGCGGCCGGCAACGGGCCGGTATTCAATGCGGGCGAACGGGTGGAGACCAATACCAGCGCCGCCTGG
Above is a genomic segment from Skermania piniformis containing:
- a CDS encoding phosphatase PAP2 family protein, with the protein product MRFGSEPVETRVLNAVQAGVGADPRVLAAARGMSHFGEHALGWIGIGAVGALLDRPRRRRWAGVAVGAVGAHAASIVIKRVVRRPRPDDQSVQVNVSTPSKLSFPSSHATSTAAAAVLAGELTGLPLPAVLVPPMLLSRLVLGVHYPTDVLAGAALGAASAAMVRAVERKLEES
- a CDS encoding decaprenyl-phosphate phosphoribosyltransferase, which translates into the protein MTEQQTARDVVEPATPPLGPPKNLPAAIVKAIRPRQWVKNVLVLAAPLAAGSINDIDVLIPVGIAFVAFCLAASGVYLVNDALDVEADRAHPTKRYRPIAAGVLPVNLAYGLAVVLFAGSIALSFLADWRLAVVMAIYIVIQLAYCLGLKHQYVIDICIVSSGFLLRAVAGGAAAGIPLSQWFLLIMAFGSLFMAAGKRYAEIQLTQRTGAKIRKSLESYTPTYLRFVWTLAATAVVVFYGLWAFERDQQQGSSWFAISMIPFTIAILRYAVDVDGGQAGEPEEIALGDRILQLLAVVWIGVVCVALYLV